Proteins encoded together in one Hevea brasiliensis isolate MT/VB/25A 57/8 chromosome 16, ASM3005281v1, whole genome shotgun sequence window:
- the LOC110666393 gene encoding ABC transporter G family member 11, producing MRNSANQVVMEIEASKPAPTSGMVVGGLSPLSETLWRDKSNTEFVGDASARLTWNDLTVMVTLRNGESQKVLEGLTGYAEPGSLTALMGPSGSGKSTLLDALSSRLAANAFLSGTILLNGRKTKLSFGAAAYVTQDDNLIGTLTVRETIWYSARLRLPDKMPRSEKRALVESTIIEMGLQDCADTVIGNWHLRGISGGEKRRVSIALEILMRPRLLFLDEPTSGLDSASAFFVTQTLRGLSRDGRTVIASIHQPSSEVFELFDRLYLLSGGKTVYFGQASEAYEFFAQAGFPCPALRNPSDHFLRCINSDFDKVKATLKGSMKLRFESSEDPLDKITTAEAIRTLVDHYRTSQYYYAAREKVEEISKVKGTVLDPGGSQASFLRQAFTLTKRSFINMSRDFGYYWLRLVIYIVVTVCIGTIYLNVGTGYSSILARGSCASFVFGFVTFMSIGGFPSFVEDMKVFQRERLNGHYGVIAFVISNTISAMPFLIMITFLSGTICYFMVRLHPGFEHYLFFVLCLYASVTVVESLMMAIASIVPNFLMGIIIGAGIQGIFMLVSGYFRLPNDIPKPVWRYPMSYISFHFWALQGQYQNDLRGLWFDNQTPDLPKIPGEYILENLFQIDVHRSKWVDLSVIFSMIVAYRIIFFIMIKISEDVTPWIRGYLARRRMQHKNGTQNITVAPDGLTQSPSLRTYVANRPAGTGKR from the exons ATGAGGAACTCAGCGAATCAAGTAGTGATGGAGATAGAGGCAAGCAAACCAGCACCAACAAGTGGGATGGTAGTAGGGGGGTTGAGTCCTCTAAGCGAGACTCTGTGGAGGGACAAATCCAACACAGAGTTCGTGGGGGATGCGTCGGCGAGACTTACATGGAACGATCTGACTGTGATGGTAACCCTTAGGAATGGAGAGTCACAAAAGGTTTTGGAGGGACTCACTGGCTATGCTGAACCAGGATCACTCACGGCTCTCATGGGGCCTTCTGGCTCTGGCAAATCCACTCTTCTTGATGCTCTCTCTAGTCGCCTTGCTGCCAATGCTTTCCTTTCTGGGACCATTCTCCTCAATGGTCGAAAAACCAAGCTCTCTTTCGGAGCTGCT GCCTATGTGACACAAGATGACAACTTGATTGGTACTCTAACGGTGAGGGAAACGATCTGGTATTCAGCTCGACTACGTCTTCCCGATAAGATGCCTCGGTCGGAGAAGCGGGCATTGGTTGAGAGTACTATAATAGAGATGGGTCTTCAAGATTGTGCAGACACAGTAATTGGAAATTGGCATTTGCGTGGGATCAGTGGAGGGGAGAAGAGAAGGGTCAGCATAGCTCTCGAAATCCTAATGAGGCCTAGATTGCTCTTTCTGGATGAACCAACCAGCGGACTTGACAG TGCTTCGGCTTTCTTTGTAACTCAAACATTACGCGGGCTGTCTAGAGATGGAAGGACTGTCATTGCTTCAATTCACCAGCCTAGTAGTGAAGTTTTTGAGCTCTTTGATAGATTGTACTTGCTTTCAGGAGGCAAAACTGTTTATTTTGGTCAGGCTTCAGAGGCATACGAG TTCTTTGCACAAGCTGGTTTTCCCTGCCCTGCCTTGAGGAACCCTTCTGATCATTTTCTTAGATGCATCAATTCTGACTTTGACAAAGTAAAGGCTACTTTGAAGGGCTCCATGAAACTGCGG TTTGAGTCAAGTGAGGATCCTTTGGACAAGATAACGACAGCCGAAGCCATACGAACTCTAGTTGACCACTACCGTACTTCTCAGTACTACTATGCCGCAAGAGAAAAAGTTGAGGAGATATCCAAAGTT AAAGGAACTGTGCTTGATCCAGGGGGAAGTCAGGCTAGTTTCTTGAGGCAGGCCTTTACTTTAACGAAGCGTTCATTCATCAATATGTCAAGGGACTTTGGGTATTACTGGCTTAGGCTTGTGATTTACATTGTGGTCACCGTCTGCATTGGAACTATCTACTTGAATGTGGGGACAGGTTACAGTTCAATTCTG GCGAGAGGTTCTTGTGCTTCCTTTGTCTTTGGTTTTGTCACTTTCATGTCAATTGGTGGGTTTCCTTCTTTTGTAGAAGATATGAAG GTGTTCCAAAGGGAGAGGTTAAATGGTCACTATGGTGTTATAGCTTTCGTAATTAGCAACACAATCTCTGCAATGCCATTTCTGATAATGATCACCTTTCTATCTGGAACCATTTGTTACTTCATGGTCCGCCTTCACCCTGGTTTCGAACATTATTTATTCTTCGTACTGTGCCTTTATGCAAGTGTCACCGTAGTTGAGAGCTTGATGATGGCCATAGCTAGTATTGTCCCCAACTTCCTCATGGGTATCATCATCGGAGCTGGAATTCAG GGAATATTCATGCTAGTGTCTGGATACTTTAGGCTTCCAAATGATATACCAAAGCCTGTGTGGCGTTATCCAATGTCGTACATTAGCTTCCACTTCTGGGCTCTACAG GGGCAATATCAGAATGATCTGAGAGGCTTGTGGTTTGACAACCAGACACCGGATCTTCCCAAGATTCCTGGTGAGTacatactagaaaatttattccaGATAGATGTGCACCGATCAAAATGGGTGGATCTCAGTGTCATCTTCAGCATGATTGTGGCCTACCGCATAATCTTTTTTATCATGATCAAGATAAGTGAGGATGTCACCCCTTGGATCAGGGGTTATTTAGCAAGGAGAAGGATGCAGCATAAGAATGGAACTCAAAATATAACAGTAGCTcctgatggtctcacccagtctccTTCTTTAAGGACTTACGTTGCAAATCGTCCTGCTGGAACTGGCAAAAGATAG
- the LOC131174675 gene encoding uncharacterized protein LOC131174675, translating into MWDPLKEFELGLIFSSREDVQKAAKEYHLHKHHEFCNEETKSKTYAIRCKDIKSNCKWRLRASLGKGSDIWKITRYNGPHTCVNPSLSQDHKQLDSKFISDFILAIVREQPNVKIGALQSKMKDKIGYMPSYRKTWKARHDAIIKIFGDWEESYERLRQFMLALCKQNPESMFFIEDDPFSVNNRLDPAYRVFDRMFWAYKQTIEGFKNCRPVIFIDSTFLYGKYK; encoded by the coding sequence ATGTGGGATCCATTAAAAGAGTTTGAATTAGGACTGATATTCTCATCTAGAGAGGATGTCCAAAAAGCTGCCAAAGAATATCATTTACATAAGCACCATGAGTTTTGTAATGAGGAGACAAAGAGTAAAACATATGCCATTAGGTGCAAAGACATAAAGAGCAATTGTAAGTGGAGATTGCGTGCCTCACTAGGGAAAGGAAGTGATATATGGAAAATTACGAGAtataatggaccacatacatgtgTTAATCCATCACTGTCACAAGATCATAAGCAATTGGATAGCAAATTTATATCTGATTTCATTCTCGCCATTGTACGTGAACAACCCAATGTGAAGATAGGAGCGTTACAGTCTAAAATGAAAGATAAGATTGGATATATGCCAAGTTATCGAAAGACCTGGAAGGCTAGGCACGATGCAATTATTAAGATCTTTGGTGATTGGGAGGAATCTTACGAAAGGTTGCGACAATTTATGCTTGCTTTGTGCAAACAGAACCCTGAAAGTATGTTCTTCATTGAAGATGATCCTTTTTCTGTTAATAATAGATTAGATCCTGCTTATCGGGTTTTCGATAGAATGTTTTGGGCATATAAACAAACAATAGAAGGATTCAAGAACTGTCGACCGGTTATATTCATAGACTCAACTTTTTTATATGGGAAGTACAAATGA